Within the Hypericibacter adhaerens genome, the region AGATGTTCGCGCCGAAATAGGAGACGGTGAAGTTGGAGCGCCCGAACACATAGACGAAGGGCAGGGACCGCAGGCCGCGCCCCGGCGGGGTGGCGGTGCCTCGTTCCCGCGCCAGGGCCGCGACCGGATCGAAGCCGCGCTCGGCGAGGAATCGCAGCATCGCGTCATAGGGGACGATCCCGCCCTTGTCGGCGATGTGGTAGCGCAGCAGCGGCACGCCGTTGCTGCCGGAGAAGAGCAGGGTGCCGTCGCGGGTCTCGAAATAGCGGGCGCGGGGGTCGTACTGCACCAGGGTCGGCAGCCGCGATTCGCCGAAGAGCGCCCGGGCGGCCTCGGGATCTTGGCCGAGATGGCGGCGGATCGTGATGCTGAGCGGCGTCTCGTTGCCGAGCACGCCCGCATCGGCCGTTCCATAGAGCGCCACCGAGCCGAAGGCCGGCTCGGCGATGCCCGCGCGCTCGCCGACCAGGTCGCGCCACTCCTCGCTGAAGACCTCGCCCGCCATCACAAGCTTCACGCCGAACGGCCGCCAGTCGATGCCCTCGGCAATGCCGCCGTCGATCACGTCCTTGAGAAAGGGCGGATAGCCCAGCAGCACCGTCTGCTCGAACTGCGGCGCCAGCTCGCGCACCACGCGCCAGATCTCCGTCTTGTTGTTGCCAGGCGCCACCACCATGATCGGATAGCCTTTGGCGGCCAGGTGGCGACAGCAGGCGGTGGTGAAGAGGCCGCCGACCCAAGTGCCGAGCGCGAAGCAGACGACCGCCAGCGTGCGGCGTCGGTCCGCCGCGAAACTGTCATGAAAGGCCTGCTCGAAGCGGGCGGCGGTGCCGAGCTCGTCGCTCACGAAGCGCGGCCAGAAGGTGGGCTTGCCGGTCGAGCCGGAAGAGACCGCCATCATGTCGCAGCTTTCGAGGCGGCCGTCGCGGCAGAGATCCGCGAGGGGATGGCGCAGCAGATAGTTCGCCTTGTCGGTGAGCGGCAGCCGCGCGAAGTCGTCCGGCTCCCGGATCGAGGCCGGATCGATGCCCTGCTCCGCGAGGAACCGGCCATAAGCCGGGACGCGCGCCGCCATCTCCCGAAACAGCGACAGGGCCTGCGCCGCCGGATCGGCCCCGCTCGATCCGCCGAGCAACCGGTCCAGCGGCGTCTCGAGAAATTGCCGCAGCGCCTCGATCGCCCGCTGCGGCTTGCGCTCATCCATCCGATCGCCTTCGCTCATCGCCGCCTCTTCATCTCCGTTAATCCGCGTCGCCTGCGTTAACCCGCATCGCTTGATTGAGCATTGAATCAAGCATGGTGCCGTCGCGTCTCGCACAAGCCTGCCGGGCTTCATCCGAGTGTCATCGCCGCTTATGCACACCGCGCGAGACACCGCATCGGCCTCGCCGAAACCGCTGCCACAAGGATGCCACGGCTCGCGTGAAACGCGATATCCGCAAGTGCGCGGATCGGGCGGCAGATGACTGAGCCGGCATTCAACGTTCGAAGGACTGCCACAACTTTGTTCCCTGAGCCGCTGAGGTGCCGCTGTTAGCGTGATTTTCGCCGCCCCCGAACGCCGGCCCCCTTCGATAGGCGTAACCGCGGCAACCGTGCCGATGATCTGCAAAAAAGAAATCGACAGGTGGCTTCGATGATATCGGAGAGACGGACTGTTTCGCTGCCTATCGTCTCCGGGTGTCTGCGGCTCGCCGACCTGGTTGCGGTTCTTGGTGCCGGCCTGATCGCCTATCGGGCCTACCCGCCGGCGCAGCAGGCGCTCGCCGCCGATCTCAGCCTGGTGTTCGTGGTCATCATCGGCCTGCTCTGCGCCAACGGCTTCCAGCTCGCCCATCTCTATACCCACCCGACGCTGCGTTCGCCGCTGCGCCGGTTCGGCCGGGCGCTGCTCGCCTGGTCGGTCGTGCTGCTGCTGTTCGCAGCCGCCCTGTTCTTCACCAAGACCGGCGAGAACTTCTCGCGCGGCTGGGTAGTCAGCTGGTTCCTGATCGGTGCCGCCGGTCTCGGCCTGAACCGGATCGCGCTGAGCGCGCTGGTCGGCCTTTGGACCCGGGACCGCCGGCTCTGCCGCAACCTGGTGGTGGTCGGCGCCGGCGCCGAAGCCGCCCGCTTCATCGCCATGGTCGAAGCCTCCCACAACGAGGAGGTGGAGATTGTCGGCGTGTTCGACGAACGGCTCAACCATCGCCGCGCCGTCGTCGCCGGCCGTCGGCTCAGCGGCAACATCGACGACCTGACGGAGTTCTGCCGCCAGGTCCATGTCGATCAGATCGTGGTCGCCATGCCCGCCGCGGCGGAGAGCCAGCTCGCGGCGATCTTCGGCCGCCTGCGCCAGCTTCCCGTGGCGGTCAGCCTCTGCCCGGACATCAAGGGCCTGCCGCTCGAGAACTGCTCGCTCGGCCGCGTGGCCGACCAGCCGGTGCTGAATCTGCTCGATCGTCCGCTCAGCGACTGGAAGTGGGTGCGCAAGGAGATCGAGGACCGGTTCCTCGCGGCCATCATCCTCCTGCTCATCGCGCCGCTTCTGGGGGCGGTGGCGCTCGCGGTCAAGATCGACAGTCCCGGCCCCGTGTTCTTCCGGCAGCGCCGCTACGGCTACAACAACCAGATGATCGAGGTCTTCAAGTTCCGGACGATGTACCACGATCAATGCGACGCGGCCGGCGAGAAGGTGGTGAAGCGCGGCGATTCGCGCGTGACGCGGCTCGGCGGCTTCCTGCGCAAGACCAGCCTCGACGAGCTGCCGCAGATCATCAACGTGCTGCGCGGCGAGATGTCGATCGTGGGCCCGCGGCCGCATCAGGCCGCGCTCAAGATCGACAACCGCTACTACGACGAGATCGTGGCCGAATATGCGGCCCGGCACCGGGTCCGCCCGGGCATCACGGGCTGGGCCCAGGTCAATGGCTGGCGCGGCGAGATCGACACGGTCGAGAAGGCGGTCAAGCGCGTCGAGCATGACCTCTACTACATCGACAACTGGTCGGTCCTGCTCGACTTCAAGATCCTGCTGCTGACGGTCGTGGCCGTTCTGAAACGAGAGAACGCCTATTGACCGCCCGCAACGCGATGGGGGCGGCCTCGGTCGAGGCGGCCTCGATCGGGGAACCGCCGCTGCACCGAAACAGAGCCGGGTGCCGACGATGAAGCTTGCCTGGTACGCCGCGCGGCTGCGGCGGATGTCGGCGCTCGAGATCGCCCTGCGGGCCAACGATGCGGCGCGCAAGGCGGCGTGGCGGTCGCGACACCTGCCGGGGGCAAGGCACTCCCTGCTTCCGTCCCGGCTGGGTCCCGTCATCTTCGCCACGCCGCTCTCGCGCCTCCCGGCGATTCCGCCGGACGATCCGGCGACCCGGGCGCTGGTCGCGGCGGCCGATCGGGTCATGGCGGGCCATTGGGCGGTGTTCGGCCGTCCGCGCGCCGACCTGGCGCCGTCGCCCGACTGGTTCCGCGACGGCGGCACCGATTTCTCCGCCTCCCGGGGGAATTACAGTTTCGACATCGACTGGCGGCAGGGCGCGCCGGACCGCGATGTGAAGCGGGTCTGGGAGCTGTCGCGCCACCATCACCTGACCCTGCTCGCGGCCGCCTATGCCCTCACCG harbors:
- a CDS encoding phenylacetate--CoA ligase family protein, whose protein sequence is MSEGDRMDERKPQRAIEALRQFLETPLDRLLGGSSGADPAAQALSLFREMAARVPAYGRFLAEQGIDPASIREPDDFARLPLTDKANYLLRHPLADLCRDGRLESCDMMAVSSGSTGKPTFWPRFVSDELGTAARFEQAFHDSFAADRRRTLAVVCFALGTWVGGLFTTACCRHLAAKGYPIMVVAPGNNKTEIWRVVRELAPQFEQTVLLGYPPFLKDVIDGGIAEGIDWRPFGVKLVMAGEVFSEEWRDLVGERAGIAEPAFGSVALYGTADAGVLGNETPLSITIRRHLGQDPEAARALFGESRLPTLVQYDPRARYFETRDGTLLFSGSNGVPLLRYHIADKGGIVPYDAMLRFLAERGFDPVAALARERGTATPPGRGLRSLPFVYVFGRSNFTVSYFGANIYPENVTVGLEQPPIAGWVTGKFVLQAVEGLDQAPHLAIAVELAPGIAAEDAKRDAIAQSILAQLLRLNSEFQAYTPPEYRLPRVTLKPTGDPDWFPVGVKHRYTRK
- a CDS encoding undecaprenyl-phosphate glucose phosphotransferase; the protein is MISERRTVSLPIVSGCLRLADLVAVLGAGLIAYRAYPPAQQALAADLSLVFVVIIGLLCANGFQLAHLYTHPTLRSPLRRFGRALLAWSVVLLLFAAALFFTKTGENFSRGWVVSWFLIGAAGLGLNRIALSALVGLWTRDRRLCRNLVVVGAGAEAARFIAMVEASHNEEVEIVGVFDERLNHRRAVVAGRRLSGNIDDLTEFCRQVHVDQIVVAMPAAAESQLAAIFGRLRQLPVAVSLCPDIKGLPLENCSLGRVADQPVLNLLDRPLSDWKWVRKEIEDRFLAAIILLLIAPLLGAVALAVKIDSPGPVFFRQRRYGYNNQMIEVFKFRTMYHDQCDAAGEKVVKRGDSRVTRLGGFLRKTSLDELPQIINVLRGEMSIVGPRPHQAALKIDNRYYDEIVAEYAARHRVRPGITGWAQVNGWRGEIDTVEKAVKRVEHDLYYIDNWSVLLDFKILLLTVVAVLKRENAY